The genomic region TTCGAAGAGGATGCGGGCGCCTATGATCAAAAAGATGCGCAGGGCTTTATCCAGCTGAACGCGCTGCGCTTGAAACTGTTGGCCGCGCGCAATCGCCGCCTAAAAGGTTAATCGTTCCCGCACTCTTGGGCCTGCATCCAAGCCCAAGAACTGGCGCACATCTCATCAAGCCCGCGCTTTGCTTCAAACCCTAGCAGATCGCGGGCTTTTTCTGTTTTGGCACAATAAATTGGCACATCCCCCTCACGGCGCGCGACAATCTCATAGGGCAACTGGCGGTTCGTAGCGCGCTGATAGGCGGCGATCATTTCCAAGACCGAATACCCCCGCCCCGTCCCTAGATTGACCAAATGCCCGTGCCCCTGCCGCAACTGCGCCAAAGACAGAACATGACCTTCGGCCAAATCTTCAACATGGATATAATCCCGAACACCCGTGCCATCGGGAGTGTCATAATCATTTCCAAAAACCGAGATTTTTGCCAATGCGCCAGTGGCCACCTTGGCAATATAAGGCATCAGATTGTTTGGGATATCCGCAGGGTCTTCGCCAATCAGCGCCGAGCCATGCGCCCCAGCGGGGTTGAAATAACGCAAAACACCCACCGCCCATTCTGGATCAGCTGCACACAGATCCTGCAACATTTCTTCGCAGATGATTTTGGTGCGCCCGTAAGGGTTCATCGCACGGCGTGGCGCAGTTTCGGGTGTTGGGGTTTCATCAGGCTCACCATAAACTGTGGCGGATGACGAAAACACAAGGCGCTTACACCCTGCCCGTTCCATTGCGCCGAGGAGGTTCAAAAAACCACCCACGTTATTATCAAAATACGCCAATGGCTTGGCAACGCTTTCGCCCACCGCTTTATGGGCGGCCAAATGAATCACCCCGCCAAATTCATGTTCCTGAAAGGCCTGATCAAGGCAGGCACTGTCGCGGATGTCCCCCTCAATAACGCTTGGGGCCGTGCCCATGATCTGCGCCAAACGCACAGGCACATCGCGGCGGGCGTTGTTAAAATTATCGAATATGACGGGGGTATAGCCCGCCTCATGCAAAGCGACCACGACATGCGAACCAATATAGCCCGCCCCACCTGTTACCAGAATTTGCTCTGCCATGGATCACCCGTGCGGAAACTGCGGTATTGTCAATCCTGCTGTCAGAAAACACCCGCGCGGTCAAACCCCAGATCACTATTTGCTCTTGGGCAACGCTATCGCTTTGGCCTTTGGAACCAGCGCATTGATCTGGCGCAGATGCTGAGGCAGGCAGACTTTTTCAAAGTCATAGAACTTCACCACATGGGCACGAGCGGCTTTGCCGAGTTTCTCACCGAGTTTGTAATCCGACAAAAGTTGGATCGCCTTTTCGGCGATCTCATCAGGGTTCAAGAAATCCGCCAAAAGCCCCGTCTTGCCATCTTTGATCACCTCGCGCACGGGGGCCGTGCCAGAGGCCACAATCGGGGCTTGCATCGACATCGATTCAAGCAAAGACCAGGACAAAACAAAGGGCACCGTCAAATAGATGTGGCAGCGCGAGAGCTGAATAATGGTGCGATAATCCGCATAAGGCACACGGCCTAAAAAGTGGACACGCGACCAATCAAGGTCTTTGCCCACTTCTTGCTCCATTTGCGCGCGATATCCCCCTTGGATATCCGATTTCTTGCCATATGACGCCTCATTGCCACCAATGATCAACGCCCTTGCATTCGGCCGTGCCTCTAGGATTTTTGGCAAAGCGCGCATGAATTGGTGGAAACCGCGCACAGGCTCCAAATTGCGCGCCATATAGGTGAAAACCTCATCCTCTCGCGTCAGTTTCTTCGCAAGCCGAGACAGCCCGATTGTGGCATCTGGGTCAGCCATAAGCCTGTCCGTTCGGATGCCATCGTGGCAGGTGTAAAATTTAGAATGAAAGCTCTTGGGAAAGGTATCGTGCTGCCATTTCGTGGGTGTAACCCCTCGATCAACCGTTTCCAAATTGGCAAAGTTCATCGCGTTGCGCGCATGCATAATATAGGGCGTGTCTTTGGAAGACGGATATTCAGGATCAAAGCCAACGCTGCCGCCTTCATTGAGAAAGAAATATTCAAAATATCCAATGACGGGGCATGCGGGCCACACCTGACGCACAAAGGTCAACTCACCCCAACCAATATGTCCCAAGATGATGTCGGGTGTGAACCCTTCGGCCTTTATCGCTTGCATCGCAACGGCCGCGCCATAGCCATTGCCACAACATTCTTCCCAATATTTACTAAGGGCATAGGCGCCGTCAGAGGGTCTGTGATGGGTTGGATAGCTGACAATTCTCACCCCATCGCGCGGTGCAATGCCCTGTCTTTGGGTCAGAAACACAATTTCATGCCCACCTTGTGCAATCAGCCAAGACAATATTTCTCGATACTGACCGGGATAATTTTGGTGCACCATCAAAATTTTCATATGCGCCTTACCCCGTTCGCAGCCTGAGGCGGATTTTGCGCAAGCCACGCGCAATGAGAGCCAAATCAAAGTTATGGCCCGTAAATGACCATCGAAATTTGCCCAGATTGTGGCAGCCGCATGGCGGCTTTGCGGCCCAAAGCGTGGTTTGGGTCTTGCCCTTGGACGACCTATATGAAAGCAGACCGCGGTTGACGGGGTGCGGCCTTTGGCTGACCCTGACAAAAAAGGCGCGATTATTTTAGGCGAAGGACGAAAGAGAATGACTGTTGGCGCGGATGCCGCTTGGGATGATGTGGTTTTACCATTTCAATTAGACGCTTCCGATATTCGGGGGCGCGTGGTGCGCCTTGACCAGACGCTGGATCAAATTCTGAGCCAACATGATTACCCATCAGGCGTTGAGGCTATGGTGGCTGAGATGGTGCTTTTGACCGCCTTGATCGGACAGACCATAAAACTGCGTTGGAAATTGTCGCTGCAATTACGCGGTGATGGGCCGCTGCGTTTGATCGCGACAGATTTTTATGCCCCTGAAGGCGAGGGGAAACCCGCCCGCATCCGCGCCTATGCAAGTTATGACAAAGACAAATTTGACAACAGCGCCGCACCCTTTCCACAGGCGGGCAAGGGCTATTTCGCGCTTCTTTTGGATCAGGGCACGGGTAGCGCGCCCTATCAGGGCATCACACCTCTGACGGGCGATGCTTTGCGCGGTTGTGCCGAAGCATATTTCGCGCAATCCGAGCAATTACCAACACGGTTTATGTTGGGCTATGGTCGCTCCTCCACCCCAGGGCAGGAAGGGGAGAATTGGCGCGCAGGCGGCGTGATGCTGCAGCATATGCCCAAAGCAAGCCCGCATGTGACTGGCGAAGGCGGATCAGGGGAAGCAGGGCTTTTGGCCGCAACCGATCTTCTCAATGAGGATGAGGGCGAAAATTGGAACCGCGCCAATATCCTTCTTGATACTGTAGACACGTTTGAATTGATTGGCCCCTCTCTCAGCCAGACGGATCTCTTGCTGCGCCTGTTCCATGAGGAATCGCCACGCGTCTTTGATCCGCTGCCAGTGCGGTTTGGCTGCACCTGTTCAGAGGCGCGGGTGCGTCAAAGCCTGTCGATCTATTCGGCTAAAGATATCGCACATATGACCACGGAAGACGGGCAGGTCTTGGCCGATTGCCAATTCTGTGGGGCGCATTATGAATTCGACCCCGAAACCCTTGGGTTCGAGGCGACAAAACCCGTGCCAGAGGCGTAAAGGGCCAATGGCGGGGGCGGCGGGAAAGATCACTCTAGATCAGTTGATGGCGGCGCTTGAGCGGCCCGCCAAACCCTCCTCCGATTATGATTTGAACCCTGACATCAAATTGCCTGCGGGACGCAAACTGCGCCCTGCCGCTGTGCTTTTCGGCATCGAAGCCTTTGGGGCCACGCCACAGGTTGTATTGACCAAACGGGCCTCGCATTTGGCCCATCACCCTGGACAAATTGCTTTCCCAGGCGGCAAGCAGGACGAAACCGATGCTAGCCTCGATCATACCGCCCTGCGCGAGGCGCATGAGGAAATCGGTCTGCCTGCGGCACAGGTCAATGTGCTGTCCCATCTGTTGCCGCATGAAACAGTCACGGGCTATCTGATCACCCCGATCTTGGCTGAAATCACCACGCCCTTTACAGCAATGCCAGAAGCGAACGAAGTAGACGAGGTGTTTCGCGTCCCGCTTTCCTTCGTGATGGAGCCGCAGAATTTCCGTATCGAGGCCCGCCGCTGGCAGGGACAGTGGCGCAAATTCTATGCCGTGCCCTATGGCCCCTATTACATTTGGGGCGCGACCGCGCGGATATTGAAATCTCTTGCGGATCGGATCACATGAACCAATCCCCTATCATATCCGCAGATTGGCTTTCCAATCGCACCACGCAAGCAGCCTTGGCACTTTTGAGCGATGCAGGCCACCAAGCCTATGTTGTGGGCGGTGCGGTGCGCAATCACCTGATGGGTCACGCGGTAGGGGATATTGATATCGCCACAGATGCAACCCCACAGCAGGTAATCGAATTGGCGCAAGCGGCCTCTGTAAAATGCGTGGAAACGGGCGTTGAACACGGCACCGTAACCCTGATCCTATCAGGGGAAAGTTATGAAGTGACCAGCTTTCGCCGAGATGTCGAAGCCCATGGCCGCCGCGCAACCGTAGCCTTTGGCACAAGCCTGATCGAGGATGCCATGCGGCGGGACTTCACGATCAACGCACTCTATGTTGATGCGGGCGGTGCGATATCTGATCCCACGGGCCAAGGCATGGAGGATCTGCGCAGGGGTCTGCTACGCTTTATCGGGTCGGCGCATCACCGCATCCGTGAGGATTATCTTCGTATTTTACGCTTCTTCCGATTTCATGCGCATTATGCACCGCCAGATGCAGGGTTTGACCCGGACATACTCGCGGCCTGTGCGGTACTGGCAGACGGGCTAGACCAGTTATCGCGCGAACGGATTGGGGCAGAGATGATCAAGCTTCTCTGCGCCCAGAACCCCGCACCCGCCTTGGCCGCGATGGAGCAAACGGGAATTTTACACCACTGCATCACAGGCGCAAATCTGCGCGCCTTAGGGCCAGTTTTGCATTTTGAGGCCGAGCGCGGCTTTGCACCTGATCCCGCCCTTAGGCTTGCCGCGATTGGGGGGGAAGATCTGCAAACGGAACTCCGTCTGTCCAAATCTATGGCCCAAAATGTGGCAGTTTTGCGCGAAACAGCTACGGGCAACATGGCGGGCGCGGAATTGGGCTATCGCCATGGTGAGACAATGGCCCACGCGGCGCTGATGCTGCGCCATGCCTTCTTTGAAACCCCGCTTGATCTGTCGGAATGGGCAGCCGCAACATTGGGCGCACAGGCCGAGTTTCCAATTCGCGCAGCCGATCTCATGCCCAAATTGCAGGGGCCAGACTTGGGCAAAGCCCTTGCTGAATTAGAAGCACGTTGGATTGCCTCAGGCTTTAGCCTGACCCGCAGCGATCTTTTGGCGCTTTAAGATTACCCCATGACGGCAGGCCCACACCATGCTAGGGCAGTGCCATGAGCGCGATCCCATCAAAAAGCGAAATCCTGCAATGGATTTCCGATCATCCACATGCCAGTTCAAAACGCGATATCGCGAAGGCTTTTGGTATCAAAGGGGCCGCGCGCATTGATCTCAAGCGCCTTCTCAAAGAGCTTGAAGAAGAAGGCCATCTGCGCCGCACCAAGAAAACCTATGCCGACCCCGATAAATTACCACCCGTGGCCATCCTGACAGTTTTGGCCGAAGATAGCGCAGGGGATCAATTCTGCCGTCCGATGGAATGGCAGGGCGAGGGGGACGCGCCAAAAATTCTATATGTTCCCCGTGAGGCTGATCCTGCCTTGGGTGAAGGCGACCGTATCCTTGCTCGTTTGCAAGAGGTTCAT from Rhodobacterales bacterium HKCCA1288 harbors:
- a CDS encoding Hsp33 family molecular chaperone HslO: MTVGADAAWDDVVLPFQLDASDIRGRVVRLDQTLDQILSQHDYPSGVEAMVAEMVLLTALIGQTIKLRWKLSLQLRGDGPLRLIATDFYAPEGEGKPARIRAYASYDKDKFDNSAAPFPQAGKGYFALLLDQGTGSAPYQGITPLTGDALRGCAEAYFAQSEQLPTRFMLGYGRSSTPGQEGENWRAGGVMLQHMPKASPHVTGEGGSGEAGLLAATDLLNEDEGENWNRANILLDTVDTFELIGPSLSQTDLLLRLFHEESPRVFDPLPVRFGCTCSEARVRQSLSIYSAKDIAHMTTEDGQVLADCQFCGAHYEFDPETLGFEATKPVPEA
- a CDS encoding CoA pyrophosphatase — protein: MAGAAGKITLDQLMAALERPAKPSSDYDLNPDIKLPAGRKLRPAAVLFGIEAFGATPQVVLTKRASHLAHHPGQIAFPGGKQDETDASLDHTALREAHEEIGLPAAQVNVLSHLLPHETVTGYLITPILAEITTPFTAMPEANEVDEVFRVPLSFVMEPQNFRIEARRWQGQWRKFYAVPYGPYYIWGATARILKSLADRIT
- a CDS encoding CCA tRNA nucleotidyltransferase gives rise to the protein MNQSPIISADWLSNRTTQAALALLSDAGHQAYVVGGAVRNHLMGHAVGDIDIATDATPQQVIELAQAASVKCVETGVEHGTVTLILSGESYEVTSFRRDVEAHGRRATVAFGTSLIEDAMRRDFTINALYVDAGGAISDPTGQGMEDLRRGLLRFIGSAHHRIREDYLRILRFFRFHAHYAPPDAGFDPDILAACAVLADGLDQLSRERIGAEMIKLLCAQNPAPALAAMEQTGILHHCITGANLRALGPVLHFEAERGFAPDPALRLAAIGGEDLQTELRLSKSMAQNVAVLRETATGNMAGAELGYRHGETMAHAALMLRHAFFETPLDLSEWAAATLGAQAEFPIRAADLMPKLQGPDLGKALAELEARWIASGFSLTRSDLLAL
- the galE gene encoding UDP-glucose 4-epimerase GalE, whose product is MAEQILVTGGAGYIGSHVVVALHEAGYTPVIFDNFNNARRDVPVRLAQIMGTAPSVIEGDIRDSACLDQAFQEHEFGGVIHLAAHKAVGESVAKPLAYFDNNVGGFLNLLGAMERAGCKRLVFSSSATVYGEPDETPTPETAPRRAMNPYGRTKIICEEMLQDLCAADPEWAVGVLRYFNPAGAHGSALIGEDPADIPNNLMPYIAKVATGALAKISVFGNDYDTPDGTGVRDYIHVEDLAEGHVLSLAQLRQGHGHLVNLGTGRGYSVLEMIAAYQRATNRQLPYEIVARREGDVPIYCAKTEKARDLLGFEAKRGLDEMCASSWAWMQAQECGND
- a CDS encoding glycosyltransferase family 4 protein — its product is MKILMVHQNYPGQYREILSWLIAQGGHEIVFLTQRQGIAPRDGVRIVSYPTHHRPSDGAYALSKYWEECCGNGYGAAVAMQAIKAEGFTPDIILGHIGWGELTFVRQVWPACPVIGYFEYFFLNEGGSVGFDPEYPSSKDTPYIMHARNAMNFANLETVDRGVTPTKWQHDTFPKSFHSKFYTCHDGIRTDRLMADPDATIGLSRLAKKLTREDEVFTYMARNLEPVRGFHQFMRALPKILEARPNARALIIGGNEASYGKKSDIQGGYRAQMEQEVGKDLDWSRVHFLGRVPYADYRTIIQLSRCHIYLTVPFVLSWSLLESMSMQAPIVASGTAPVREVIKDGKTGLLADFLNPDEIAEKAIQLLSDYKLGEKLGKAARAHVVKFYDFEKVCLPQHLRQINALVPKAKAIALPKSK